One part of the Planctomycetia bacterium genome encodes these proteins:
- the murB gene encoding UDP-N-acetylmuramate dehydrogenase, with protein sequence MSFSTGFEAFVRSDEPLYLHTWLHIGGPAQFFATPRDRNELKSVVVRAAEQGLPVRLLGGGSNILVRDEGVKGVVVRLDAPAFAEIKASGDAVRAGGGARLGHVMSEAVAHGLAGLESLVGIPGTVGGALRLNAGTRSGDIGQWTKRATVMNRAGEIIEHERQDLVFAYRQSSLDELVILEAEFELESENPEELSKRMQKQWIVRKAGQPLGHQCAGQIFRNPRGMSAGMLIDQAGLKGHRLGSAEISDRHANFIIADPNCTSRDVIELIELIRERVNDRLGVELETDIEIW encoded by the coding sequence ATGTCCTTCAGCACCGGATTCGAAGCGTTCGTTCGAAGTGACGAGCCGCTTTACCTGCACACCTGGCTGCACATTGGCGGGCCGGCGCAATTCTTCGCCACGCCCCGCGACCGCAACGAGTTGAAATCCGTAGTCGTACGCGCGGCCGAACAAGGCCTGCCGGTCCGTCTGCTGGGAGGCGGCTCGAACATTCTCGTCCGCGACGAGGGCGTGAAAGGCGTCGTCGTGCGACTCGACGCCCCGGCGTTCGCCGAAATCAAAGCCAGCGGCGATGCGGTCCGCGCCGGGGGCGGCGCGCGGCTGGGACATGTAATGTCCGAAGCCGTCGCGCACGGCCTGGCAGGATTGGAGTCGCTCGTTGGCATTCCGGGCACGGTTGGCGGAGCGTTGCGGCTCAATGCTGGCACGCGCAGCGGCGACATCGGCCAGTGGACGAAGCGCGCCACGGTGATGAATCGCGCCGGCGAAATCATCGAGCACGAGCGCCAGGATCTGGTGTTCGCCTACCGGCAAAGCAGCCTCGACGAGTTGGTGATCCTCGAAGCGGAATTCGAGTTGGAGTCCGAGAATCCCGAAGAGTTGTCCAAGCGGATGCAAAAGCAATGGATCGTCCGCAAGGCGGGGCAACCGCTGGGGCACCAATGCGCCGGACAGATTTTTCGCAACCCGCGCGGCATGAGCGCCGGGATGCTGATCGACCAGGCTGGTCTGAAAGGGCATCGTCTCGGGTCCGCGGAAATCAGCGACCGCCATGCCAATTTCATCATCGCCGATCCGAACTGCACGAGCCGGGATGTGATCGAACTGATCGAACTGATCCGCGAACGCGTCAACGACCGTCTTGGCGTCGAATTGGAAACCGACATCGAGATTTGGTAA
- a CDS encoding SDR family oxidoreductase, producing MAGAALRSVLVTGASTGIGAATVRALTDQGFEVFAGFRTPEHVNALCEHCPSRIFTLPLDVTDESSIHAAVQCVQVRAAGRGLYGLVNNAGVALGGPLECTPISVLRRQLDVNVLGPAAVTQACLPLLRQATGRIVNISSISGRVALPFVGPYAASKFALRAMSDSLRAELRPWGIEVVMIEPGQIATPIWEKGIAECERVQAEWPADAHEYYDATMAALLNHVRRGGGLPPERVANEIVKAMTSKRPRTCYVVGRDSRWLRWIDRLPTRWRDALITRSLPRGR from the coding sequence ATGGCCGGCGCTGCGCTTCGCTCGGTACTGGTGACTGGCGCCTCGACCGGCATCGGCGCGGCGACCGTTCGCGCGTTGACGGACCAAGGCTTCGAAGTCTTTGCCGGATTCCGTACTCCCGAACATGTAAATGCGCTTTGCGAACATTGCCCTTCGCGGATTTTTACGCTACCGCTGGATGTCACCGACGAATCGTCGATTCATGCGGCGGTGCAATGCGTCCAGGTGAGAGCCGCTGGCCGTGGCCTATACGGACTGGTGAACAACGCCGGCGTCGCGCTTGGAGGGCCGTTGGAGTGCACGCCGATATCCGTGCTGCGCCGGCAACTGGATGTGAACGTGCTCGGTCCAGCGGCAGTAACGCAGGCCTGTTTGCCGCTGTTGCGGCAGGCGACCGGACGAATCGTCAACATCAGTTCGATTTCCGGACGTGTCGCGTTGCCGTTCGTGGGACCGTACGCCGCTTCGAAATTCGCCCTGCGCGCGATGTCTGATTCCCTCCGCGCGGAACTGCGGCCGTGGGGCATCGAGGTTGTGATGATTGAACCAGGCCAAATCGCCACGCCGATCTGGGAGAAAGGCATCGCCGAATGCGAACGCGTGCAGGCCGAGTGGCCGGCCGACGCGCATGAATACTACGACGCCACCATGGCGGCGCTCTTGAACCATGTGCGTCGCGGCGGAGGCCTGCCACCGGAGCGCGTGGCCAATGAAATCGTGAAGGCCATGACCTCGAAGCGACCTCGAACATGTTACGTCGTCGGGCGTGATTCGCGCTGGCTTCGTTGGATCGACCGGTTGCCGACGCGCTGGCGCGACGCTTTGATCACCAGGAGCCTGCCGCGTGGCCGCTAA
- the larB gene encoding nickel pincer cofactor biosynthesis protein LarB, whose product MNRDAATELAKRFLDGDLPLDALRAAFAREQVADLADATVDLDRQRRCGYPEVIYAPGKPVESLLRIVAELIVREQDVLATRLDPGQAEALGAHFPDGVWNHRARTFRRMAASSTPTLGRVAVITAGTSDLPVADEACETARWMRVEVVEISDVGVAGPHRLPRRLPEFANADAIVVVAGMEGALPSVVGGFVDCPVIAVPTSVGYGANFGGVAALLSMLNSCAANVAVVNIDAGFKAGYLAGMIARKSRSPA is encoded by the coding sequence ATGAATCGCGACGCCGCCACGGAACTTGCCAAACGTTTTTTGGATGGAGATTTGCCGCTCGACGCTCTGCGCGCGGCATTTGCACGCGAGCAAGTCGCCGACCTGGCGGACGCCACGGTCGATCTCGACCGCCAGCGGCGGTGCGGCTATCCGGAGGTGATCTATGCCCCTGGCAAGCCGGTCGAGAGTTTGTTGCGGATCGTGGCCGAACTGATCGTACGCGAGCAGGACGTCCTCGCTACGCGATTGGATCCCGGGCAAGCCGAGGCGCTCGGCGCGCACTTCCCAGACGGCGTGTGGAACCACCGGGCGCGGACCTTTCGCCGGATGGCAGCTTCCTCGACGCCGACGCTTGGGCGCGTCGCTGTGATCACGGCCGGCACCAGCGACTTGCCGGTGGCCGACGAAGCCTGTGAGACGGCACGATGGATGCGCGTCGAAGTCGTGGAAATCAGTGACGTCGGCGTCGCCGGTCCGCACCGCTTGCCGCGCCGATTGCCGGAGTTCGCCAACGCCGACGCCATCGTCGTCGTGGCTGGCATGGAAGGTGCGCTCCCTAGCGTGGTGGGGGGCTTCGTCGATTGCCCCGTAATCGCGGTCCCGACCAGCGTCGGCTACGGCGCCAATTTCGGCGGTGTGGCGGCGCTCCTCAGCATGCTCAATAGCTGCGCCGCGAACGTTGCAGTCGTCAACATCGACGCCGGCTTCAAAGCCGGCTACCTGGCCGGCATGATCGCCAGAAAATCGCGATCCCCTGCTTGA
- a CDS encoding DUF3616 domain-containing protein, whose amino-acid sequence MSAKAAELSNVREFREMCDASAMIPVGDNYFLAANDEDNTLRLFERDGAGSAVATFKLDKTLGVGKPSPEVDLEGAAQIGDLIYWIGSHGNNKDGEPRPNRHRFFATRLSGIGANLKVDLVGKPQTGLLAALASDTRLADCRWSELTQLAPEQHGAVNIEGLAATPQGTLWIAFRNPVPAGQALLVEVKNPGEVINDQPFALGRIARLDLGGSGIRSLEFWPAEKAFLIVSGPFNDDGAFELWRWSGEPADKPTQLANGRIEGYTPEAVAFFGDRGRDLWVLSDDGSRNVNGEDCKAAPKKQRHFRAGWIKLPE is encoded by the coding sequence ATGAGTGCGAAGGCAGCGGAACTGTCCAACGTCCGCGAGTTCCGCGAAATGTGCGACGCCTCGGCGATGATTCCTGTCGGCGATAACTACTTCCTGGCCGCCAACGACGAGGACAATACACTGCGGCTGTTCGAGCGCGACGGTGCGGGATCGGCAGTGGCGACGTTCAAGTTGGACAAGACGCTGGGCGTCGGGAAGCCCAGCCCGGAGGTTGATCTGGAAGGCGCAGCCCAGATCGGCGATTTGATCTACTGGATCGGCTCCCACGGTAACAACAAGGACGGCGAACCGCGGCCCAATCGGCATCGTTTCTTTGCGACGCGTTTGAGCGGCATCGGCGCGAACCTCAAAGTCGACCTGGTCGGCAAGCCGCAGACCGGGCTCTTAGCCGCGCTGGCGAGCGATACTCGGCTGGCCGATTGCCGCTGGAGTGAGCTCACGCAACTCGCTCCGGAGCAACACGGCGCCGTGAACATCGAAGGGCTGGCTGCTACGCCGCAAGGCACGCTATGGATTGCGTTTCGGAATCCCGTTCCGGCTGGTCAGGCATTGCTCGTCGAAGTGAAGAATCCCGGCGAGGTCATCAACGACCAGCCTTTCGCGCTTGGGCGGATCGCGCGTCTCGACTTGGGCGGCAGTGGAATCCGCAGCCTGGAGTTCTGGCCCGCCGAGAAGGCATTCCTCATCGTCTCGGGACCATTCAACGACGACGGCGCGTTCGAACTCTGGCGCTGGAGCGGCGAGCCAGCCGACAAGCCGACGCAACTAGCCAATGGCCGCATCGAAGGTTACACGCCCGAAGCCGTGGCGTTCTTCGGCGACCGCGGGCGCGACCTCTGGGTGCTCAGCGACGACGGCTCGCGCAACGTAAACGGCGAAGACTGCAAAGCAGCGCCCAAGAAACAACGCCACTTCCGCGCCGGCTGGATCAAGCTCCCGGAGTAA
- a CDS encoding carbon storage regulator, giving the protein MLVLSRRLDERIQIGADVTVTVVRIADGVVRLGIEAPGHVTIVRSEVQVRQEEGPSERRGPEVCH; this is encoded by the coding sequence ATGTTGGTGCTCTCGCGTCGTTTAGATGAACGGATTCAGATCGGCGCCGATGTAACGGTGACCGTTGTGCGGATCGCCGATGGCGTCGTGCGCTTGGGCATCGAAGCGCCGGGCCACGTGACCATCGTGCGCAGCGAAGTGCAGGTGCGCCAAGAAGAAGGGCCGAGCGAGCGGCGGGGGCCGGAAGTCTGCCACTAA
- a CDS encoding GNAT family N-acetyltransferase has protein sequence MTRPSILIAETPRLVLRHFDPSDTADLRPILAAAEVMRFSVSGPLDATAVGTWFTRIADSYALYGFGHWAVVRRNDERLLGFCGLSMQTLDDGKQVEIGYRLAHDVWGHGYGTEAATAVRDYAFREVGLERLIAIIDPANVASLRIAAKLGMSHDRDTMYFGRQVHVFACRRDGEVGTKGTER, from the coding sequence ATGACGCGTCCCTCGATTCTGATTGCGGAAACACCGCGGCTCGTCCTGCGCCATTTCGATCCGTCCGATACAGCCGATTTGCGTCCCATCCTGGCCGCCGCGGAGGTGATGCGGTTCAGCGTCAGTGGTCCGCTCGACGCCACGGCGGTGGGCACGTGGTTTACGCGGATCGCCGATTCTTACGCCCTGTACGGATTCGGGCATTGGGCCGTGGTACGGCGAAATGACGAGCGATTGTTGGGCTTTTGCGGGCTGTCGATGCAAACGCTCGACGACGGGAAGCAAGTCGAGATCGGCTATCGCCTGGCCCACGATGTGTGGGGACACGGCTACGGCACCGAGGCGGCCACGGCCGTGCGCGACTATGCCTTCCGGGAAGTGGGGCTCGAGCGGCTGATTGCGATCATCGACCCTGCGAATGTCGCCTCGCTGCGCATCGCGGCGAAGTTGGGCATGAGCCACGATCGCGATACAATGTATTTCGGACGCCAGGTGCATGTCTTCGCTTGCCGCCGCGACGGCGAGGTTGGAACGAAAGGAACGGAACGTTGA
- a CDS encoding SDR family oxidoreductase, with product MAANDGSYRDRVAIITGGGAGIGAALSEELARRGARVVLADRDAAAVEAIAERIRSTQGVATAAVVDVTDAAAVEALVRTTIAEYGRIDILFNNAGIGCFGDVREFSIEQWRTIVDVNFWGCVHGSLAAYRWMAEHGGGQIVNTASLAGLVPVPGTVPYAAVKHAVVGFSLSLRAEAADQRVRVSVVCPGPVRSNFHDSMILPAAKPAPRQAPSDAEDTLAAACEILLGAEQNQPVIVFPARARRTWWKWRWFPSLLSSAHRNIVDSLRR from the coding sequence GTGGCCGCTAACGACGGGAGTTATCGCGATCGCGTGGCCATCATCACGGGCGGTGGCGCAGGCATCGGCGCGGCGCTGAGCGAGGAACTCGCGCGGCGCGGCGCGCGCGTTGTATTGGCGGATCGCGACGCGGCGGCCGTCGAGGCCATCGCGGAGCGGATCCGCTCGACGCAGGGTGTCGCCACTGCAGCCGTCGTCGATGTCACCGATGCCGCGGCGGTTGAAGCGTTGGTGCGAACCACGATCGCCGAATACGGCCGCATCGACATCCTGTTCAACAACGCCGGCATCGGCTGCTTCGGCGACGTCCGTGAGTTTTCCATCGAGCAATGGCGGACGATCGTTGACGTCAACTTCTGGGGCTGCGTGCATGGCAGCCTGGCGGCCTATCGCTGGATGGCCGAGCACGGCGGCGGACAGATTGTGAACACCGCGTCGCTCGCCGGATTGGTCCCCGTGCCCGGCACGGTTCCTTATGCGGCGGTCAAGCACGCCGTGGTCGGCTTTTCGCTCTCCTTGCGAGCTGAAGCAGCCGACCAGCGTGTGCGCGTCAGCGTCGTCTGTCCCGGCCCGGTGCGCAGTAACTTTCACGACTCGATGATCCTTCCCGCAGCCAAGCCCGCGCCGCGCCAAGCGCCGAGCGACGCCGAAGACACGTTGGCCGCCGCTTGCGAGATCTTGCTTGGAGCGGAGCAGAATCAGCCGGTGATCGTGTTCCCCGCGAGGGCCCGTCGAACTTGGTGGAAATGGCGCTGGTTCCCTAGTCTACTGAGTTCGGCCCATCGCAACATTGTCGACTCGCTGCGCCGTTAG